Part of the Desulfitibacter sp. BRH_c19 genome is shown below.
TTTTCAATTGTATTAGCTAAGCCTGTAGAGCCAAAATACAAGGCAGCTGACAGCATAACCGATAAAATGATTAAAAAGGTTCTTAGCTTTTTTTCTTTAATATTTCGTATCGTAAATTTAAGAATTATATCCACAATTTCATCTCCCAAAAACTAACTATACAGCGCATAGCTTATGTCCCTATACAAAACTTAGCTTGTGCCATTAAGTTGATAAGCACAAGCTTTTAGTAATCAGTATGCTATTTTAGGGTGCAAAGCCTTTAACAAAAGACGAAGAGCACCTGTAATAATCGTCGCAACTATTATATACAGCCCAAAGAAAAATTGAACCCTGTTATTATTATCTTTTTGGGTAATATATGATAAAAAGCCCTTAGTTACCTGAGCTAAATCCTTTCTAAAGTATAATATGACAGCTAAAGCTGATGCCAGGTGCAGGAAAATTTCAAAAGCCAACCCTGGGAAATGGTATCCTAATTGAAATTACCTTGTAAAGTATAGCATAGGAAATTATACTTATCTATAAAGAAAAGATTAAGCTTTTCTTAAGTAATTATTAACAAAAATAATATGACCCAACCCAAAATGGATAAGGCCATACTATAGCAAATCTGCAGTATTTAACTTTAAGATAGATTACTTTTTCAATCCACTTTTTTCTTCCATTAAAGCTTTTACCTTCATTGATAAACCAAAGAGATTAATAAATCCCGTTGCATCATTTTGGTCATAAACTGCACTTTCTCCGAAGGTTACAATATCCTCATCGTATAGAGAATATGGTGAAGATGACCCTGCTGGCATTATATTTCCCTTATATAGCTTAAGCCTTACCTTACCTGTTACTGTTTTTTGAGTGCTGTTCACAAAAGCATCTAATGCTTCCCTTAATGGGTGGAACCAAACACCATCATATACTAACTCAGAATACCTTTGAGCCAAAAGTTCTTTATAGTGGAAGGTTTGTCTGTCAAGGGTTATTAATTCTAGTTCTCGATGACCATAATACAATACTGTTCCACCTGGAGTTTCATATACTCCCCTTGATTTCATTCCTACAAGTCGGTTCTCAACCATATCACAAATACCAACTCCATTTATAGCTGCAACCTGATTTACAAAATCCATAAGCTCAATGGGACTTAAAGCTTTTCCATCAATTCTTACAGGAATGCCTTCTTCAAATTCAATTTCAATATAAGTAGGTTTATCTGGTGCCAATTCTGGTGGAGTGATTATCTGTAATAATTCCGTAAGTTTGGGTTCATTTTCAGGATTTTCTAGGTCCCCACCCTCATGGCTTAAGTGGAAAAGATTTCTATCCCTACTATAAATTTTTTCTTTTGTAACACCTAGAGGTATTTTTCTTTTCTTAGCATATTCTATACAATCTTCTCTTGATTTTAAATCCCATTCACGCCAGGGAGCAATAATTTTCAAATTAGGATTTAAAGCCTTCACAGCTAATTCAAATCGAACCTGGTCATTTCCCTTTCCTGTTGCTCCATGGGAAATAGCTTCTGCACCTTCCTTTTTGGCTATCTCTACAAGTCTTTTTGCAATTAAAGGTCTTGCAAAGGAGGTCCCCAGTAAATACTTGCCCTCATATACGGCTCCGGCTTTTAAACACGGGTATACATAATCTGTAATAAACTCTTCTCGTAAATCTTCAATATAAAGCTTTAAAGCTCCACTATTGATTGCTTTTTCATGTAAATGTTCTAATTCTTCTCCCTGTCCAACATCCGCTGCCATGGCTACTACTTCATATCCGTAATTATCCTTTAACCATGGAATAATAACTGATGTATCAAGTCCTCCTGAATATGCAAGTACAACTTTCTTCATAGATACACACCTTACCCTTCTTATGTCATTTTTCTATAGTAGCGCTGCTAATAAACCTTTTTGAGCATGCATCCTGTTTTCAGCTTGGTCAAACACTACTGAGTTAGGACCATCTAAAACCTCGGAGGTAATCTCTTCACCCCTGTGGGCTGGCAGACAATGCATTACAAGAACATCTTTCTTAGCTTTTTGTAGGACTTCAGAATTCATTTGATAACCCTGGAACAACTTCAATCTTTCTTGTGTTTCCTTTTCCTGTCCCATACTAGTCCATACATCTGTATAGACGATATCGGACCCCTCAATTACATTTTGTAGATCAGTCTCAATATAAATTTTCGAACCGCTTTCTATCGCAATAGATTTTGCCTGATCCACTACAGATTGTACTGGTTCATATCCCGGTGGAGTCACTACTGCAATATCCATCCCAACCATAGCACATCCTGTTAGTAGAGAATTAGCTACGTTATTTCCATCACCAATATAGGTCATTTTCAATCCTTTAAGGATACCCTTTTTTTCTTTAATCGTAAATAAATCTGCAAGTATTTGGCATGGATGCAAATAATCAGTCAATCCATTGATAACTGGGATACTAGCATTTTCTGCAAGCTCAACAACACTCTCATGGGAAAATGTTCTAATCATGATACCATCTAGATAACGAGAGAGGGTCTTTGCAGTATCACCAATTGTCTCTCCTCTTCCAAGCTGCAGTTCATTGGCGCTTAAAAAGAGAGCATATCCGCCTAGCTGTACTGTACCAACCTCAAAAGAAACCCTTGTTCTAGTTGAAGGTTTATGAAAAATCATACCCAAGGTCTTACCCTTTAGCACATCATAAGGCTCTCCTTTTTTTGACTTCTCCTTGATATCTGCTGCTAAATCCATAATGTAAAATAGTTCTTCTTTAGAAAACTGAGTTAAACACAAACAATCCCTACCCTGTAACCCTTTCGCTAATTGCTCCTTAAATTCCATTTTAAACCTCCTTTTTATTTATGGGGACATTCAATGTACCCAATTTATATTTATTCTATTTCTGACATAACGACTTTAAATATTTCTAAGCCCTTATCAACGGTTTCCTTATCTACATTAAGGGCAGGAAGGAATCTTACTACATTGCCTCCTGCGGCACTTAATAGTAACCCTTTTTCCATTGCTTTTTTTACTATAGGAAGGCTTTCACCTTTTACTTCCAAGCCTATTAATAATCCAATTCCTCTAATTTCTTCAATAGAAGGAAATTCATTTTTTAATTCACTTAGTCTTTGTCTAAAGTATTCACCCATTTTTTCTACTTGTTCACAAAGGTTATCTCTTAAGAGTATTTCTAATACCTTTTTCCCTGCTGAACATGCCAAGAAGTTTCCTCCAAAGGTTGATCCGTGGTCTCCAGGTTGAAATGACCCGGCCACTTCTTCAACAGCCAACATAGCTCCAATGGCTGTGCCATTACCCAAGGCCTTTGCTAAGGTCATTATATGTGGCTTTATACCATAATGCTGGTAAGCAAAAAGTCTCCCCGTTCTACCCACTCCACATTGTACTTCATCTACTATGAAAAGAAGGTCCTTTTTCTTACATAATGCCTCAACCTGCTGCAAATAGTCTTTTTGGGCTACATGCACTCCACCCTCACCCTGCACAGGCTCCAGCATTATAGCACATGTTTTTTCTGTTACTGCTTCCTTAAGGGCTTCAATATTATTAAATGGAACATACTTAAATCCTTCCAATAATGGAGCAAAACCTTTCTGTACTTTTTCCTGTCCGGTTGCAGTTAAAGTTGCCATTGTTCTTCCATGAAAGGAACTTTTCATTGTTATTATCTCATATCTTTCAGAACAATACTTCAAGTTAGAGTATTTTCTAGCAAGCTTAATAGCACCTTCATTTGCTTCAGCACCACTATTGCCAAAAAATACTTTGGCAAAACTGCTATTCTCCACAAGTGTTTTTGCTAGCTCTACCTGTGGTTTTATCCAATAAAGATTTGAAGTATGCACTAACTCCCCAGACTGTTTATACATTGCTTGAGTAACCTCTGGGTGACAGTGTCCTAAAGAAGCAACAGCCAATCCACCAACAAAGTCTATATATTCCTTACCATCAGCATCCCAAACCTTATTGCCTTCACCCTTTTCAAGGGCAATGGGAAATCTTCCATAGGTATTCATTACATATTTTGTTCCCATCTCATATATGTCTCGGTTATTCATTAAAATCCACCTCAAATTTATCCAAAATATTCTATAGGGTTATGACCCCCACTTCTATAAGTGTGTCTAAATCAGGTGGAGTAGAGTCTCCATCTGATTCTCCGATGTTCAGCTTTGGCTGAACGAGTTCACTAGTCCGTTAACTTACCTAGTTTCCTACAGTTCAACCATGGTTCCAACTCCTTGATTTGTGAAAACTTCCAGAAGCGGCGAATGAGGAATTCTCCCATCAATAATATGTGTCTTTCGTACGCCCCCTTCAAGAGCCCGCACACAGGATTGAATTTTAGGAATCATTCCCTCGGAAATCACTCCTTTCTCTATTAAATCACGAATTTCTCTTACCTTTAATACTGAAATTAAAGAATTCTCATCATTTCTGTCTTTTAAGATACCCTTTACATCGGTTAAAAGGATCATCTTATCTGCACCTAAGGCCCTAGCCATATCTCCCGCTACATAATCTGCATTTATATTATAGCTCCGACCTTTATCATCAACTCCTATGGGAGCAACAACAGGAATATAGCTCTGTTGAATGACGGTCTTTAATATCTCAGGATTAATCTTTTTTACTTCTCCTACAAAACCTAAATCATGGATAACAGTTTCTCCATTATGGTCTT
Proteins encoded:
- a CDS encoding argininosuccinate synthase, which gives rise to MKKVVLAYSGGLDTSVIIPWLKDNYGYEVVAMAADVGQGEELEHLHEKAINSGALKLYIEDLREEFITDYVYPCLKAGAVYEGKYLLGTSFARPLIAKRLVEIAKKEGAEAISHGATGKGNDQVRFELAVKALNPNLKIIAPWREWDLKSREDCIEYAKKRKIPLGVTKEKIYSRDRNLFHLSHEGGDLENPENEPKLTELLQIITPPELAPDKPTYIEIEFEEGIPVRIDGKALSPIELMDFVNQVAAINGVGICDMVENRLVGMKSRGVYETPGGTVLYYGHRELELITLDRQTFHYKELLAQRYSELVYDGVWFHPLREALDAFVNSTQKTVTGKVRLKLYKGNIMPAGSSSPYSLYDEDIVTFGESAVYDQNDATGFINLFGLSMKVKALMEEKSGLKK
- a CDS encoding ornithine carbamoyltransferase (catalyzes the formation of L-citrulline from carbamoyl phosphate and L-ornithine in arginine biosynthesis and degradation) — its product is MEFKEQLAKGLQGRDCLCLTQFSKEELFYIMDLAADIKEKSKKGEPYDVLKGKTLGMIFHKPSTRTRVSFEVGTVQLGGYALFLSANELQLGRGETIGDTAKTLSRYLDGIMIRTFSHESVVELAENASIPVINGLTDYLHPCQILADLFTIKEKKGILKGLKMTYIGDGNNVANSLLTGCAMVGMDIAVVTPPGYEPVQSVVDQAKSIAIESGSKIYIETDLQNVIEGSDIVYTDVWTSMGQEKETQERLKLFQGYQMNSEVLQKAKKDVLVMHCLPAHRGEEITSEVLDGPNSVVFDQAENRMHAQKGLLAALL
- a CDS encoding acetylornithine aminotransferase, whose protein sequence is MNNRDIYEMGTKYVMNTYGRFPIALEKGEGNKVWDADGKEYIDFVGGLAVASLGHCHPEVTQAMYKQSGELVHTSNLYWIKPQVELAKTLVENSSFAKVFFGNSGAEANEGAIKLARKYSNLKYCSERYEIITMKSSFHGRTMATLTATGQEKVQKGFAPLLEGFKYVPFNNIEALKEAVTEKTCAIMLEPVQGEGGVHVAQKDYLQQVEALCKKKDLLFIVDEVQCGVGRTGRLFAYQHYGIKPHIMTLAKALGNGTAIGAMLAVEEVAGSFQPGDHGSTFGGNFLACSAGKKVLEILLRDNLCEQVEKMGEYFRQRLSELKNEFPSIEEIRGIGLLIGLEVKGESLPIVKKAMEKGLLLSAAGGNVVRFLPALNVDKETVDKGLEIFKVVMSEIE
- a CDS encoding acetylglutamate kinase (catalyzes the phosphorylation of N-acetyl-L-glutamate to form N-acetyl-L-glutamate 5-phosphate) → MNLTPLERANVLAEALPYIKEFFGKTIVIKFGGHAMVNEELKQAVAKDCVLMKYVGMNPVIVHGGGPEINNMLDKLGKKSSFVNGLRITDEETMEVVEMVLVGKVNKSVVSSISRSGGKALGFSGKDGQLIEAIPHKATSKDHNGETVIHDLGFVGEVKKINPEILKTVIQQSYIPVVAPIGVDDKGRSYNINADYVAGDMARALGADKMILLTDVKGILKDRNDENSLISVLKVREIRDLIEKGVISEGMIPKIQSCVRALEGGVRKTHIIDGRIPHSPLLEVFTNQGVGTMVEL